A stretch of DNA from Nitrososphaerota archaeon:
GATACCTAGTGATCTCGCTGTAGCCATGAATGAGCCGAGTTTCTTGATTCCTTCAAGAATCTCCGCTTCCTGTCTGCCGAAGATACGTTTACCGTCTCCTTCAAGCCATACTTGGAAGCCAGGCTTCAGCTTATTCATGGATATCTACACAGGTATTGATTCTCGATATACTTATAACTATAATTCGAGCGATATATTGGAGAGGATATAACGATGAAGGGTAAATATCTAGTTGGAATTATTGCAGTAATTGTCGCTGCCGCTGCAGCCTTTGCCTTCATAGGGCTAAACGGCCCGACCCAGTCAACTCCACCGGAGCGTCTTGTCATCGCGACCACAACCAGTACAGTGGACACGGGACTTCTTGATTATCTTAAGCCTAGCTTTGACAATAAGTTTCACGCAAATATGACTTGGCTCTACCTTGGCACGGGTCAGGCGTTAGCCGTTGCGTCACGAGGTGATGCGGACATTCTGCTTGTACACGACCGAGTCAGAGAGGACGCGTTTGTAAAAGCCGGTAACGGCACGCATCGAGTCACAGTAATGTACAACGACTTCGTTCTCATCGGCCCGCAGGATGATCCGGCGGGTGTAAAAGGGATGAGCAATGTTACCGAGGCGTTCAAACTTATCGCAGCGAAGGGTGAAGCTGGTAAAGCGACCTTTGTTTCGCGTGGAGACAAGTCGGGAACCAATGCTCTTGAGCTGAGAATCTGGTCCTCGGCAAAGATAAACACAAAGGGGAAGCCATGGTATGTAGAGGCGGGGCAAGGAATGGGTCCCACCATTAAGATTAGTAACGAGAAACAGGCGTACACGGTGAGCGACAGAGGTACTTGGATTAAGCTGAAAGCTGAGATGGGTGATAATTTGAAGATGCAGATACTCGTCGAAGGCGATAAATCCCTACTAAACCCATACGGAATCATACTGTTGAACGCAGAAAAGTATCCCAACATCAACTCGAAGCTTGCCGAGAAGTTCTTTCTCTTCATGATCTCTGACGAGGGTCAAGGATTGATCGCTAACTACAAAGTAGGTGGGAACCAACTCTTCTTCCCAATCTTCGGGAAACCAGAACAAATAGGACTACCGTCCGAGAAGAGCGAAGTTCAGTACTGGGCCCAGCAGTTAACATCGAACCAGATGAAGCCTCCGAACTGGGTTCAACAAATCATGGCCGTCGCCATCCCATCGCTCTTCACAGGCGACAAAAACTAGAGGTGAATTGTCTGGGCGGCTGGGAAGAGATAGGCTTCGGGCTCATCAGGGCTTTGCAGCTAATCTTCTCAGGCGACCCAGAGGTTCTCCGAATAACACTCCTCTCTCTTAGAGTATCAGGCACCGCTACACTGCTAGGTGCTGCTATTGGCATACCGGTAGGTGCCTCGATAGCGCTGCGAAGGTTTCCTGCTAGAACGTTGCTGATAAGCTTAATCAACACACTGATGGGTTTGCCGCCGGTAGTTGTCGGGCTATTCCTTTACCTAATTCTTTCGAACTTCGGTCCCATGGGCTTCCTACGGCTACTCTATACTCCTGAAGCGATGGTGCTGGCTCAACTGATCTTGGTAGCACCTATTACGGCCGGAGTCACACTCTCCGCAGTCTCTAACGTCGATGCCCGTTTGAAGGAAATGGCAGTCTCATTGGGTGCAGATTCTCTGCAAGAAGTCAGAATTATTCTGAGAGAGGCTCGTTTAGGACTATTGACCGCAATTATCGTGGGATTCGGATCAGCTATTTCAGAGGTTGGCGCAATAATGATGGTGGGCGGTAACCTACTCGGATATACAAGAGCTTTAACCACTGCCATTGTGCTTCTGACTAATCAAGGCGATTTTACCGAGGCAATTGCTCTAGGCATCATTCTTCTCGGCTTAGCTTTTGCTATCAATATCTTACTGACCTATCTCCAGCTCAGAACCAAAGCCGGACTGTTCGCTGCGGATTCGGATCAGCATCGTCACGTTGCACAATCTACGCGTTGAAGCTGATGTAAAGATGCTAAAACTGGATAACGTTTGCAGATCCTTTTCAGGGCGCATGGCTCTTAGAAATGCATCTCTCAATCTCAATAAAGGAGAGATTCTAGCTATTATAGGTCCGAGCGGCGCAGGCAAAACCACTCTTCTGAGATTAGTTGATCTCCTCATCCAACCAACCAGCGGCATCATCATTTTCAACGATGTAAACACCAGTGGAGACGCAAAACATCAGCGCTCCTTACGGCGGCAGATGAGCCTGGTACTTCAGTATCCTGCTCTATTCGATACGACCGTTTTCAATAACGTCGCCTTAGGCTTGAAGATACGAAGTTACCCTGAAGCCGCTATCAAGGAAAAAGTTGAAGATATACTGACCGTAGTTGGTCTCTCTGGATTCGAGAAGAGAATGGTAAAGACGCTTTCAGGAGGAGAAGCTCAGAGAATCGCATTGGCGAGAGCCCTCGTAACTGAACCAACCCTCTTACTACTGGATGAGTCTACATCTAATCTTGATCCTAAGAATGTCTCCATAATAGAGGATATAGTGAGAGCGGCTAACACAAAGTCTCAGGTGACCGTTATGTTAGCCACACATAATTTGAACCAAGCAAAACGCCTAGCCCACAGGGTAGCCTTCCTCTTAGACGGCGATCTAGTGGAGGAGGGCGCTACAAAAGAAATCTTTGAACGACCAAGAGACGAACGTACAGCAACCTACGTAGACGGCAAAATGATATATTAGACAAGTATAGAATCTTCTTGTTACTGTTATTCTTCAGTTGCTATCATGACTTGAGTTGCCTTAATTATGGCCTCAACATTTCCGCCGTTTTTGAGGCCCAAGTCTTCGACGGCTTCCTTCGAGATTAAGGCAGTGATTGTTATGGGTGATTTTACCTCGATTTTGACCTTCGCCATTATCGCGCCTTTCTCCACGTTTTTCACGACGCCCTTGAACCGGTTTCTTGCACTCATCTTCAAACCAGTAATCAACCTAAGTATTATTTGTCACGCAACTATATAGGTATTTAGATATTTCTTCAATATTTGATGCAATATATTCGCTTCAAGATTACCAATATTTCAGTTTTGAAGAACCTAGATATCGGCCCCTGAGCATTAAATGCTGACAATAAGATTTATCTGAACGAGTCCGGGACTAACTTAATGCGGGCTCGTGGCGCAGACGTCCTACCGATGTCGGCATAGACACACGGTGACGGTGTAGCATGGACAGCGCGGCAGACACAACGATGTTGTTGGTCGAGCCTCCTATGCACGCCGAACGGAGACAGCTGTAGAAGATTGGCGCACCCGGTCTTCGGCTAAAGGCCGTGGGTTCAAATCCCACCGAGCCCGCTCCCACTTAGTGACAAGTCTTTTTCTTGGGTCTGTAAAGCCGTCGATGGCTGGTAGGTAATCTGCAGGCATTGGCCACCGAAGACTTGGCCGTAACTCCTGTTAAGAACAAGGCTAATGACACACATTCACGATTATCGCTACCAATGTTTCCTATCCAAATCGCGATTCTTCATGTTGTTACAAGCAATGCAACCGTAGTTTCTCAAGTAATCTATTCAATACGATGTGTTTATTGCGTAAAGCATAAAGGTTCTGCAATACCTATACGGTAAGAAACGGGTTATCCTAAAGTGACTAGCGCAGGCAGAGTTATCATAGTAGCTGGAACTAGACCTGAGCTCATAAAACTAGCATCAGTCTTTGAATGGATGAAACGCCTCAACCTCGACTTTCAGTTCATCTGGAGCGGTCAACACTACGATCACGACATGAGCACAATTTTCATGGAGCAGTTGGGTATTCCTAGGCCAGATACCGATCTAGATGTACGCAGTGGTACCGACGCGCAGCAAACCTCCAAGGTAATGTTAGGTATCGAGGAATCAGTTAAGCGAGAGCATGCCTCACTTGTTCTTGCTCAAGGTGACACCAACACCGTTGTTGCCACTGCATTAGCCGCCACTAAATCACTTGTCCCTTTTGCACATGTGGAAGCTGGACTCAGATCCTGGGACAGAACAATGCCCGAAGAGATTAACCGAGTTGTGGCGGATAGTGTAGCTGAGATCCATTTCGCCCCAACTAAATTATCCGCTATCAACCTTGCACATGAAGGAGTTGCCCTAGACAGAATCCACGTTACAGGGAACACCGTTGTAGACGCCATCAAAAAGTGTAGAGAACAAGCTGTATCACAAGGCCAAGACATTATCAACAAACTAGCTTTAGACAAACACAGTTTTGCTCTAATAACAATACATCGACGAGAAAACACCGATGATGTCACAAGGCTCAACGAAATCATCGAAGCCCTAACAGACTTTTCTAGTCATCTCCCAGTAGTGTTCCCAGTTCACCCACGCACCAAAAAGACTCTATCCACATTGGGCATTCTCGATAAGCTTACTTCGCACAGAAACATCTTCCTGCTGGAGCCACAAGGCTATTTTGAATTCTTGGGTCTGCTATCCTTATGTCGAATAGTTCTAACAGACAGCGGAGGAGTCCAAGAAGAAGCCCTAACATTAATGACTCCAACAGTTACACTTAGATATAATACAGAAAGGCCGGAGACCGTTCTCGCAGGCATCAATCGACTTACTGGAGTTCAGAAAAAACATATTCTAAAGACGGCGCTGAACATGTCAGAAAAAAGAGACGAAATAGTCTCTAGACTGAAGTCAAAAGCAAATCCACTCGGCGATGGCAGAGCTGGAGAACGCATCGCCAAGATGGCAAAGCGCGCCGTTGAAGAAGGTATCAATTTGAAGACATGCAACACCTGTAAAGATCCACACATAACTTACCGGCTAACAACATTAAGTCCTCCAAAATCAAGAGTAAACACTAACGTCCATATAGAAGACAACATCATAACTGCCTATAATTCACAAGGCTTCGCCGAAGTCGATATTAGAAAGGCCAGCAAAATAGTGGTTCGTGGTCCTAAGACAAGTCTAGAAAACACCTCAAGAGGAGTGCTCACAAAGCGAAAATTGAATTTGATCAAAATCTAAAAAAACGGATACGCGTGCAGATGGAAATGAGGTTTGCTTGTTCTACAATAATAACTACCGGTTCAAAATTTATAGGATTAAAAAATAGCAAATTTCACTCGAAATTTACACAAACAATAATAACTCTTTTGTGCATTGAATACTGATATCGATGTTTCCATACCCCCAGTCATATTTGACACTAGACTGGCAGCTTAGGGCATTCGGAGAAAATATGCGATAATGGTATTGTGTCTCGATGAAGATTCTCGTTATCCCGACAACAGATTGGGTCGGTCACCCCGTGCTTGAACGACAACACCACCTCTTCGAATATATTGCGCAAAAGCATGAAGTGCATGTTTTACGCTTCAAATATTACGATAAAAAGAATCTCACTACCGCAACCACAGTCCATGAAACAAATGAAAGGATGACTGATTCGCTAGCGCTATTCTACACAATTAATGCGGCAAAACATAAGCAGTCTATTCAACGTATTGTGAAGGAGAATAAAATAGAGGCGGTCGTTTTATCAAATGTCCTTCCTGCGTTAACATCGATAAACGAGCTGCACAAAAAAGTACCGATCGTCTTTGATTTGTCAGATCATTTTCCTTCATCCGGTGCCGGCTACCTATTCAACGTCCGTTCGCCGCTGGGTAAACTGGCCGTGAGAAGCCTTGAAATGATACTCAAATACGTATTGACCAGAAGTCATCTCACAGTCACCTGCTCTCAACCACTAAGCGATTATGCGCGTAGGTTAGGTGCGCCAAGAGTCACAATTATTCCTAACGGAGTTTCGGATCATTTTCTACAAAATTACGATGGTGCTGCAGTCAGGAACATGTATGGCCTCGGCAACGCGGTCGTTATTGGATTTGTCGGTATGATAGAGTTTTGGCTTAACACACTACCCTTACTGCAAGCCATAAAAGATCTTAAAGGAAGCATGAATTTGAAGCTGTTTATCGTCGGGAAATATTTTCAGACAAAAAGTGAATTTGATATTAAGAGAAGAATTGAGGATCTGCAAATAAGCGAGAATGTGGTATGGTCAAACGGCTTTGTCCCATACAAAGATCTCCCGAGCTACATTTCAGCTATGGATATATGCACAATCCCATTCGATCATACCCATCCCACAGCGTACTACTCAGCACCAAACAAGCTTTGGGAGTATCTCGCGCTACAGAAGCCAGTAATGTGCACGCCTCTCCCAGATGTCCTAGCCTGTGCCAAGAGCTACGTAAATATCGCGACAAGACGCGAAGATTACACAAAGATTATTCAGGACTATGCAACAAATCCTCATCACTACCTAGATCGAGCCAAGTCCAGTAGAGAAACCGTGTTGAAACGCACATGGGTTGAACTGGCGAAGGAGTACGAAAAAACTCTTCATTCATTGATAGACAGTCATCCTACTTTAAGGGGCGGGTAACCAAGACATGTCAAAACTTGCGTATTCAAAACATGACCTAGCTAACCAGACAGAATCGGCAACGAAATGGTTACTCGAATCAGAGATCCGCAATAGCAACGAGAAACATCCTGAAACATTCGGAAGCATCAACAACTACTACAATACACGTGGCAGAACCTGTCCATACGCATACACAGAAATAACCGCTTACAGCGTGGAATTATTCTTAGATCTTTACAGCAGAACACAGGACCCACGCTACCTCCACTGCGCAAAACTTGCCGGTGACTGGATAACACATATGCAGTATCAAGGTGACGACGAACGAGCCCTCGGCTCCTTCCCCTACCACTACATAATTCCAGACGGACCGAAATCAACGAAATCTTACACATTCGACGCGGGGATATGCATAGGAGCCCTATCAGAGCTATACAGAAAAACATCGGATCAAAAATATTTGAAAGCAGCCACCGCAGGTGCCAACTGGCTCATTTCACAGATGCAGAACCCCGACGGCTCCTTCGCACCCTCATACGACTTACAAACTCAAAAAACCAAGGTCAACCAGAAGCATTACATGCTACCATCATTTCTGTCAACACGCTTCAACTGGTATGAAGCATCAGGGATTCACCACAGCAAAATAATCATAGGACTGTTAAAAACACACGAAGTAAACGGTAGAGCAGAGAAGATTCTTAACTCCGCTAGGCAGCTAATTCACTGGACATTACTCCAACAGGAATCAACAGGCCGATTCAAAGTAAACACCAATAACGAATGGACATTTACACACACGCATTGTTACGCGACTGAAGGATTACTGTTCGCATATTCCAAGCTAGGTGACGAAAAATGCGCAGGCGCAGCTGACAGAGCATGTTCTTGGTTAACTGCCTTCCAGAAGTCTAATGGATCTATACCTGATTGGATAAGAAACACGACGGCAACCCCAACAATAGACCTAAGCGCAATAGCTCAAGCAGTAAGGCTCTGGTGCATTAACTACAAACTAACCCGCAACGAACAATACCGCAAATCAATCAACAAAGCCGTAAACTATCTTCTAACTATGCAAGACCCTTCAGGAGGATTCCACCTAACAAGAATCGAAATCGGGCCGTTAAGATACAAGTTACCGCGACTCTACTCGTGGTCCACAATCTTCGCTATTCACGCCTTCAACCTAATAGATGATCTAGAGAAAGATAAAATCAATACATCACACTTATGGTAAACCAGCAGGGTACTGTTGAAGGGTGTTGAAACAGTATCTACATGCCCTACAGTATGAATACTGCAGCTGCGATGACCGATGTCCACAATCCTTTTTTGTCTCCTTCAGCAGACTGCGTTATATTGGTAGTTTTGATTATCAGACCTGTGGTTTTGAAGAGCTGCTTTCTTTCATCCCAATCCTTCTCAGGGTCGAAAGGAATCCCCATTGTTGTCGCCAGCATAGTTGCCGCCAAATCCTCCGCATAGTCTCCAGCTACTTCCTCCGTTTGCCCGAAGGTATGATGCTCTGAGAGGTAGCCATAATCGTTTTTACCAGATGGTATGGCAACACCTATTGATGCCACAGCCAGCCGATTCGGCTCGTTAGTCGAGTTTCTAGCCAGGACAACAAATGTTACTTGGCCGGGTTTCAGCATCTCTACACCTTTCTCCTTTGAAAGCAGTTTACAGCCGGGCGGCACTATGCTGGTTACATTCACGATGTTGCAGTACTGTATTCCTGCGGATCTCAAGGCTAGTTCAAAGGATTGTAAGTATTCTTTGTGTTTGCCAACCCCTTTGGTTAGAAAGAAGTATTTAGGGATTGGTCCCATGCGCAGATTAAAGAGCGCGTTTCTTATTAATTTTCGAGCGGCAGTTTATGTTCCGCTCAAAAGTTGATCTCCTATTCGACCTATTTAAGTCTCGATTAAGAGGGTGCTGCATTTTTTCCTTTCTAATATGTTGGTCGCTTAAAAACTAGATTTAAACATACATTCAGAAGCAACACGTCACGTCCTTCCAAATCAACTGATATCTTTATAATTATCTATAAGCACAGATTCTTACTTGAAACAGTTGAGTCGAGTGAAATGTAGCGTGAAAGGTCACTCATCTCAGTAAACTTACTCGAAAGCTAGCGAAGATGGTGTTGAGATGAGGTATAATCTTCAAGATGACGTGCTGGATCAAGTAATGGATGCAGTAATCACTGTTGATAATGAATCTAACATTACGTATCTGAATAAATCGGCGGCGAAACAGTACACTGTAGATGCGAAAAGCGCTCTAGGATCGAAGCTAACAGATCTATACAAAATTACTTGGCTCAAACCAGCAGATGAGCCAAATTTTCGCGCTTCACTGGAAAAGTTCGGTCACTGGCACGGCGAGAATATTCACCGCCTGAAAGACTCAGGAGAGATACATGTTGAGTCAACTGTTACTGTGTTAAAGGACGCTTCAGGGGAAAAGATTGGGCTACTAAATATCCATCGCAACATTACTAGATGCAAAATAGCTGAAAATGAGTTACAAAAGAGTGAGAAGCATCTGTCAATTATTCAACGAGCCGCTGGCGTCGGCGCATGGGATTGGAACGTTGCGGAGAACACGATCGCTTGGTCCCCTGAGACATACACTATCTACGGATTAGATCCAAATACACCTGTAAGTTATGAGCAAGCACTATCTTTGATTCACCCAGAGGATCGCAGCCGAATAACCAACCTTCTAAATGAATTACAGATTCATCATTCAAAGATATGGAAAGTAGAGTATCGTATCGCTCATCGATCGCTTGGCATGCGTTGGCTACTAAACTGGGGTAAGGTAGTCTACAATTCAGAAGGCAAGATCATCCGGATCGTCGGCGTTAGTTTCGACATTACAGAGCGCAAGAACATTGAAGATAGCCTCAAACACCGTATCGAAGACCTGCAGACATTAGTTGATGAGCGTACTGAACAGCTTAGAGAGGCAGAACGGTTAGCCGTAATCGGCGAAACAGCGGGGATGGTAGGTCACGATCTTCGCAATCCACTTCAATCCATAGTTATCACGGTCTACTTAGCTGAGGAAGAGCTTAGTTCTCTAGCTGAAGGTAAAGCCAAAACCAATTTACAGCAGTTTTTGGAGACGATTAACGAACAGGTAAATTACATCAACAAAATCGTTTCAGACCTCCAAGATTACGCCGAACCCTTAGTTTTGCGCAGCGAGGAGACTGATTTAGGGCAAGCTATCACAGACTCAGTTCGAGCCATCACTCTACCTGAAAACATTCAACAATCAATCCGAATAGAAGATAACTTTCCAAAGATGACGATAGACCCTTTCCTCATTAAACGGGTGCTCATCAATCTAATCACTAATGCAGTTCAAGCCATGCCTAACGGAGGAAAACTGAAGATAAGCGCGTCAAGAAAAAAAGGTAACGTACTTATCAACGTTGAAGATACCGGCGTAGGAATACCTGATGAGCACAAGCCTCATCTTTTTAAACCGCTTTTCACAACCAAGTCTAAGGGACAGGGATTCGGGCTGGCCGCCTCTAAACGCATCGTAGAATCTTACAACGGCTCGATTACAGTTGAAAGCGAAGTCGGTAAAGGCGCCAAGTTCACAATTCATCTGCCTCTAACGAAAAGGTAAAGAAGCAACATGCAGGCGAACGGATCGCGCATTCTCATAGTCGATGACGACAAAATTATACTATCGATTCTCGCAAAATTCCTGCAAAGAGCAGGGTATCAGACAGATGTGGCTGAGACCAGCCGAGAAGCTTTGGAGAAGGTCAAAAACCAATACTATGATGTAGCCCTAATGGACATCAAGCTGCCAGACATGGAGGGCACAGACCTACTGCTCATAATGAACAGGACTTCGCCGCGGATGACAAAAATAATGATGACAGGCTTCGCATCAAAAGAAAACCGTGAAAGATCCTTAAACCGCGGAGCCGACGCCTATCTCGTTAAACCTATAGCGCCGCAACAACTACTTAAAACAATCAAGGAAAAGCTAAGTGCAAAGTAAGACGAAATAGAGAACATAGTCAGTTACTGTCTGTCTGACTAGCTGGTCATATCCATTTGATTGTTGCTCCATTAGTCTTCAGTGATAAAGCGGTGAACGCTACCCCTGCGCCTTCATAGAACTTTGTGAACCATTCGTATAGGTGAAGCCTGAGATCCTGGATGTAAACAATTAAACCTTCTATAGCCATTACTCCAACATTTCCGAATACTACAAGGGGTAGACCTGCTACTCCTATTCCCCAAGCCCTGTTGAGAAGATCCATAAGGAGCAGATGCACAATCAGCAGGATACCTAGACGGGTATAACTCAGGGTGTTGGCCAAGAGTTCAATAGGCCTTATGATCATATCCACCATTCCCTCAGTTAACGACGACCTTGGATTTACACCGAGCCTAGGTAAAACTAAGGCACCAGCAGCCCTTCCAAACGCGATTACTAGCAGCGAGACTACAACTAACGGTATTGTGATGGACGCGACTGTAGCAATCGGTACTCTGGCGCCTAGGTAATCCGACAAAATGGGTGTAGCCCCTTTGCTTTTCAATATGTCCTGAGGATCGAGTCCTACTCCGATTAACGCCATTGAGAGCGGTATCGCTGAAGAGTAGAGGAGCAGAGTGGGTAAAATGTTTAGCAATGCTTCAAACATGTCTCGTGAGTTAATTCGATTCACGAGGGCTATGACATAGCCTGATGCAAGATGAAACGTACCAATAATTATTGCCAGCGTAAGAAGAGATATGACGCTTTCGGCTCCGAATGTCTGGGGCCGCAGAACCGGTAAGAGCGGAAACGGGCCTCCTAACGCGAACCCGAAGAAATCCCCGTTGAGAAAGCCACTC
This window harbors:
- a CDS encoding substrate-binding domain-containing protein — protein: MKGKYLVGIIAVIVAAAAAFAFIGLNGPTQSTPPERLVIATTTSTVDTGLLDYLKPSFDNKFHANMTWLYLGTGQALAVASRGDADILLVHDRVREDAFVKAGNGTHRVTVMYNDFVLIGPQDDPAGVKGMSNVTEAFKLIAAKGEAGKATFVSRGDKSGTNALELRIWSSAKINTKGKPWYVEAGQGMGPTIKISNEKQAYTVSDRGTWIKLKAEMGDNLKMQILVEGDKSLLNPYGIILLNAEKYPNINSKLAEKFFLFMISDEGQGLIANYKVGGNQLFFPIFGKPEQIGLPSEKSEVQYWAQQLTSNQMKPPNWVQQIMAVAIPSLFTGDKN
- a CDS encoding ABC transporter permease, producing the protein MNCLGGWEEIGFGLIRALQLIFSGDPEVLRITLLSLRVSGTATLLGAAIGIPVGASIALRRFPARTLLISLINTLMGLPPVVVGLFLYLILSNFGPMGFLRLLYTPEAMVLAQLILVAPITAGVTLSAVSNVDARLKEMAVSLGADSLQEVRIILREARLGLLTAIIVGFGSAISEVGAIMMVGGNLLGYTRALTTAIVLLTNQGDFTEAIALGIILLGLAFAINILLTYLQLRTKAGLFAADSDQHRHVAQSTR
- a CDS encoding phosphate ABC transporter ATP-binding protein, producing the protein MALRNASLNLNKGEILAIIGPSGAGKTTLLRLVDLLIQPTSGIIIFNDVNTSGDAKHQRSLRRQMSLVLQYPALFDTTVFNNVALGLKIRSYPEAAIKEKVEDILTVVGLSGFEKRMVKTLSGGEAQRIALARALVTEPTLLLLDESTSNLDPKNVSIIEDIVRAANTKSQVTVMLATHNLNQAKRLAHRVAFLLDGDLVEEGATKEIFERPRDERTATYVDGKMIY
- a CDS encoding TOBE domain-containing protein, yielding MSARNRFKGVVKNVEKGAIMAKVKIEVKSPITITALISKEAVEDLGLKNGGNVEAIIKATQVMIATEE
- the wecB gene encoding UDP-N-acetylglucosamine 2-epimerase (non-hydrolyzing) → MTSAGRVIIVAGTRPELIKLASVFEWMKRLNLDFQFIWSGQHYDHDMSTIFMEQLGIPRPDTDLDVRSGTDAQQTSKVMLGIEESVKREHASLVLAQGDTNTVVATALAATKSLVPFAHVEAGLRSWDRTMPEEINRVVADSVAEIHFAPTKLSAINLAHEGVALDRIHVTGNTVVDAIKKCREQAVSQGQDIINKLALDKHSFALITIHRRENTDDVTRLNEIIEALTDFSSHLPVVFPVHPRTKKTLSTLGILDKLTSHRNIFLLEPQGYFEFLGLLSLCRIVLTDSGGVQEEALTLMTPTVTLRYNTERPETVLAGINRLTGVQKKHILKTALNMSEKRDEIVSRLKSKANPLGDGRAGERIAKMAKRAVEEGINLKTCNTCKDPHITYRLTTLSPPKSRVNTNVHIEDNIITAYNSQGFAEVDIRKASKIVVRGPKTSLENTSRGVLTKRKLNLIKI
- a CDS encoding glycosyltransferase, yielding MKILVIPTTDWVGHPVLERQHHLFEYIAQKHEVHVLRFKYYDKKNLTTATTVHETNERMTDSLALFYTINAAKHKQSIQRIVKENKIEAVVLSNVLPALTSINELHKKVPIVFDLSDHFPSSGAGYLFNVRSPLGKLAVRSLEMILKYVLTRSHLTVTCSQPLSDYARRLGAPRVTIIPNGVSDHFLQNYDGAAVRNMYGLGNAVVIGFVGMIEFWLNTLPLLQAIKDLKGSMNLKLFIVGKYFQTKSEFDIKRRIEDLQISENVVWSNGFVPYKDLPSYISAMDICTIPFDHTHPTAYYSAPNKLWEYLALQKPVMCTPLPDVLACAKSYVNIATRREDYTKIIQDYATNPHHYLDRAKSSRETVLKRTWVELAKEYEKTLHSLIDSHPTLRGG
- a CDS encoding pyruvoyl-dependent arginine decarboxylase, which encodes MGPIPKYFFLTKGVGKHKEYLQSFELALRSAGIQYCNIVNVTSIVPPGCKLLSKEKGVEMLKPGQVTFVVLARNSTNEPNRLAVASIGVAIPSGKNDYGYLSEHHTFGQTEEVAGDYAEDLAATMLATTMGIPFDPEKDWDERKQLFKTTGLIIKTTNITQSAEGDKKGLWTSVIAAAVFIL
- a CDS encoding ATP-binding protein, whose amino-acid sequence is MRYNLQDDVLDQVMDAVITVDNESNITYLNKSAAKQYTVDAKSALGSKLTDLYKITWLKPADEPNFRASLEKFGHWHGENIHRLKDSGEIHVESTVTVLKDASGEKIGLLNIHRNITRCKIAENELQKSEKHLSIIQRAAGVGAWDWNVAENTIAWSPETYTIYGLDPNTPVSYEQALSLIHPEDRSRITNLLNELQIHHSKIWKVEYRIAHRSLGMRWLLNWGKVVYNSEGKIIRIVGVSFDITERKNIEDSLKHRIEDLQTLVDERTEQLREAERLAVIGETAGMVGHDLRNPLQSIVITVYLAEEELSSLAEGKAKTNLQQFLETINEQVNYINKIVSDLQDYAEPLVLRSEETDLGQAITDSVRAITLPENIQQSIRIEDNFPKMTIDPFLIKRVLINLITNAVQAMPNGGKLKISASRKKGNVLINVEDTGVGIPDEHKPHLFKPLFTTKSKGQGFGLAASKRIVESYNGSITVESEVGKGAKFTIHLPLTKR
- a CDS encoding response regulator; the protein is MQANGSRILIVDDDKIILSILAKFLQRAGYQTDVAETSREALEKVKNQYYDVALMDIKLPDMEGTDLLLIMNRTSPRMTKIMMTGFASKENRERSLNRGADAYLVKPIAPQQLLKTIKEKLSAK